The DNA segment GCAGAAAAAGGAGATCGTGGGAAAAGAGTGCAAGAGCTGAAGCTGACCATACCCACCAAAACCATAGACATGCCCACTGTTTGTTAAAAGTCCAAAAGTATTGTTATTAGTTGCAGGTCCAACACCATAGTACTAACTTTTACAGAGAGCTTACTTTTGTTGTTTATTTCacgcaggttttttttttttatttccaggcCCAAAATGTTCAGCACAGCAAGGACATGACTCTTGCCAGCAATCGCAGTCTGGCAGAAGGCAATCTTTTGTACCAGCCGAAGTTGGAGTCTTTGAAATCAAGTTTGACTGAAAAATATCGAGAACTGCAAGTTCTTTTTGAAGCATAccagataaagaaaacaaaactaggTAATGTTTTCTGTTGACGATTATGATTTGCTGTTTTCTAAGCGAATGTAAATCTGTTGcgtggtttttttgtttgatttttggtGTCTCGCTTTTAGCTGTGTGATTTAGAGTACAAAATGAAATGTCATTCTTGTGTAGTTCTGAAACAGATCATGCTTCTAGTGATTTATTAAGTATCTGTTACACCTAGTAACAAACGTACTGTGGATTCTTTCTATTACTTACCTGTTGTTGATCTATTGTTCTCTAAATCATCAAATTCATTTACCttgtgaaaaagcaaaacaatttgaaTTTTCAGTGATTAATCATAAATCAAACGGAATATTATATTTAGCTTTCTCATTTCATACTGAATTATGAAGTATTTGCACTCGCTGAAGTGCTTTGTCTTTCAATATTATAAATATATCATTGTAATTAAATTGCAGCTTTTAGCACTCTGACAACGTTCCTAAACTACTTAATACATTTTCTTACTGTAGATTATCCTGTCTAGAACAATGGAGTATGCTAGTTGTACAGATGTGTCTTAGACATTTTTATGCTTGCCGAGGCTGTATAGCTTCAGTTTGAAGTCACTTGGAGCCAGCTGTCATTTACTGTTCATTTTGTGCCATTACAGACAGACAATCCAGTAACGCTTCGCTGGAGACCCTGCTAGCGCTGCTTCAGACAGAGGGGGCTAAGATTGAGGAAGACACAGAGGTAATGAGAGTACACTTCAATTCTGCCACTTACACCCATTGCTGAAGACTTCCAATGTACATAGCTGCAGTCCAGTGTTGAAAGTGTGATAGACTAAAGGGATATTTTGAGTAATATGGTCTGGTCTTTGCTTTCAACTTCAGTGAACAGCCATTTGGTTTCAGCGAGAATTTTTTTATCAGAGTAATTTTTTACTCTTAACATCTGTGAAGTTTAAGAGAGAAAACActccttttcagaaaagaaacccTCTTAGTTCCTTGGCATTGCCTTCAAACTCATAGCATATAaatgtggaatatttttttttaatggtgtttgCCTGGTATATGTATTAGTCCAGTACAAATGTCAATTAGTAACTAATGAAAACCTGTGCCTGCACTGTTTTTTCTCCAGCATTTCCCATGAAACATTCCATTATGATTTCAATGTATCTGTCTAGGTGCCAGTGGTCACCACTGGCTGTGATACAAGTCCTTGAAGGGTGGTCTGTTTGGAACATAAtggaaatgtttggttttgtttgctgatTCGCCTGCAGGACATTTTCTATAACTATACCGGGGGAAAAAATCTGCTTATTGGTTTTGAGTTGTGATCACAGAAAAATATTCCCAGGACAAGTTGAATTTTGTGATATGTATGGTCACCTCTCTTAATTATTAAACATCATTTACTCAAAGCCACGAATAAGTGTGAATATTAAGCCTGGTTTAGCGATAATCTGCCTCTCTGTACTGAGTCTTAGTTCTCAGTTTCTGTTGGCATTGCAAGCAGTACTGAGCTGTAATTCAGTTTAGCTGGCAATCTGGAAAGCTGTTGAACTTGATTCATTCCCGCCTCTGATGATCAGGGGAATGTTCAGAGCTAGATTCAGATGTTCTTACTGCTGTTGCTTCAGTATAAATTTAAGCAAAAATGATATTTAACTCCCAGTGCTTCTGAGTAATAACTAACTTGAAATTCTGCTTGGAATTCTTAGTATGCCAGTCATCTTCCATATGCAAGCTGGAAAGTCACAGGCAAACTTAAGCTATTTTTAGGATATAAGCCATTTAGATTCTCTTGCAGTATACAGTTTTCTAAGAGATTGTTCCATATTTAACAGAATATGGCAGAAAAATTTCTTGATGGTGAAATACCACTGGATTCCTTCATTGATGAGTATCAGAGCAAGCGTAAACTGGCTCACCTGCGACGTGTAAAAATTGAGAAGCTCCAAGAAATGGTGCTGAAGGGACAGAGACTTCCACAGGTTCAGCCACAGGCTCAGTCGAGAGCACCCGAGACAACACCAGCACCTCAAGATTCCTACACTTCGGATGCAAACACTCCTCCTTCAGTTGTGCCCCGACGAATACCACCCCCTCCGCCTTCTTCAGTCCCAGCAGGACGCTTTCCTACTCCGTTTACTGCAGCCATGAGTTCAGGACCAGCTCTTTCTTATCCAGGTGCTCCGtatcctcctctcccccctcggCCAGGAGTTCAGTCTGCAAGTCAAATGCCACAGCCAGGATACCCATCTCAGTTTGTACCACAGTATCCTCCAGCTCTTCCCCAAAGACCGCCTCGCCTTCCACCACATCCTGGCTTTATCCTCCAGTGAATATTTTGGTGCGCCTAACTTATGTATTGGTGCTtatatttccttttctccccatcAGAGACTTAATGTAAGCAATGGAAAGCCTCTGGGTTTTGCACAATGGAGTACAAAATTCGAGCTGTGGCACAGAGGTTTGCAACTGCGTGTGgtaaatgtgattatttttgttttcaaatatcaGTGACAACAGGGTTTTTCTAGGAAGGTGATAGGGTCTAAATTTCGTAAATCCATCAAATTGTGAAACAACGTACAGAGGATTTTCTGACATTACAAATTGAATCACACTCTGAATTCTTTAGTGATGGTAAATGAGCATCCTCCTCTGTTCCGATGTATTCCCATCGGAGCTTGATGTACGTGTGGCAAACTGGGAGCTATTTGTCTCTAAAGAATTCTCTGTCAGTGCTGGTGTTTGGGTAGTAACAACCATCTCTGAATACTGGGCAAAGAGTTGCAATGGAGCACATCAGCATCCTTTGCAGTGTGCCCAGACAATGGCATTCGTGGCCAGGTGCACAACGTTTTCATAGCTCACTGAGCTGAAACTCTTGTCAGAAAATATTGTATGGTTTTTAGACAGTAAAAGTTACAAGAGTTTCATTTCTACATTTCAGTTGTTACCTTAGAGTTTTCATAATAAAAGCACGCACTCTTCCCACTCCTAAATAGCTTGATACCCTGAAAGTCCTGGTCTCTTGAAATTAAACTAAACTGTTTGTAGAGCCAGTTTAGAGTTTATATAAACTTTACCaggcatttttatttccttgcctATTAAGACTCTTTCttaccgtttttttttttttcttttccacaccTTGGatacagaagtgatttttttacaCAGGTGCTTAGCTTTTGATATCATGTGATTCCAGGAATCTAGCagggtatttttttaatcaaatgctgGGTTTTCACATCATGTAATTGCCCACTTGAAGCTCCGCAATTTCATTTTATCTCTCAAACTCAGTCTCTCGCTTGGCGGAACTATTTTTAGCTTCCccatttccttcagttttgcagTTTTTGGCATGCATATCTATCTGGAATTTGTAGTTAACGTTTCTCTGCAAGcaggcaaaacagaaaagctttttgaaCTTCACGGTGGCTGTTTGCATCTTACATAATCCGTTCTTGACTTCTTATGCCACTGGAGGGGGAAGCTTTTTAGGGGAGCTCACGTTTCATTCTCAATGTGACTCTTGAAGCCTGAGGTGCAGACGCATGCTGGTATTTTAATCTAGCATTGGGGGAGGCAAATCTTAACACTTGTTGCTTGTGCAGAGTGTGTCCATAAATTTGTTACCAATTTCTTCCATCCACAAACAACTTTCAACTAATTCATGGTAATTTAAGAAACTCACAGTCCAGAATCTGTCATAGCTTCTGCATTAATTCAGAACACTTTCATATCATTGTCCTGGAATGCACTGCATTGTTTGGAAGTCTGTACTACAAACAGCATCAGTCAAAATGGactatctgtttcttttttctttacgTAAGGCCCTTGACTCTCCTTAATCATTTCCTCTGGAGTGTGGTGGTTGCTAGCAAATACTAATCTGAAATCAAGCTCATAACAGGAAGCTCTCTATTCTGAAAATAGGGTTATTTGGCTTGTTTTGCCTTCTGAAGACAAAGGGCAGAAGGTTGGTCAGTGTTACTGGCATCTGAACCAATTCCCCAGCGTAAGTCTGGAAAGTTTCTATAGATGGGGGACTTTGTGAAGCAGTGTGCGTTGGATTTGtttgtaaaatgtgttttttctgtaatCTAGTGATGGTACAGGAtgtgttgttctttttttaaataatataatatCTTTACTTGGTATTATTTTCTCACTGAAGCTTTGTATAAGCATGGTTAATTATGACTCGTTTCAAAGTAATTTTGCTGTGCTATTAGTGCTGGTATTTGGATGGCAACTGTTGTATCTGAATGCTAAACATAAGTCTGCTGTAGAAATTGTTTGTGTCCTAGAAAGAATTAAATTGGGTGGGGGCTACCAAGGTGGTGACTGACTACAGAAATTCGTACTTTGAGCCTGCTACACAAAAATTCTAAAACACTCTCAAATTAGTTTTGCTAACGTTTAATAAAAACAACCAGGTATATTTTACACTTATCAAGTGCCAACTTTTTTTCTGAGGGTTGAAAATCCTCAGAAGTGATGGAGGTGATAGATAAGTGTATTGTGAATTTGCACTGCATTTTATGTATCTAACTTTATTGGTATTAGTagtccaaaaatatttttactacttgttaaattttctgtcttttggtAACTTTTGTGATAACATGACCTTTCAGGGATACTTTATCTAGAAACAAACTCTTGTGCAAACTAAATACAGACAAAGCTAATGcaatttttctgtctgaaagcaaaacaatgcATTATTGCATATGCATGTGGCTGATGTGCCTTAAGATCACTACTTGTGATTGTAATACTAGGATATTAGCATTTTTATCATTTGAATGGCCATTGCTTAACTCTAATTTAAGGGCTCTTCAAGAGcactttcttttacaaaaaacTCACCCtcatacttcagaaaatacaAAGGCTGTATCTGCTATTTGTAAGCTTATAGTTGCCTTCACTGATGGATAAGTTTGAACATAGATAATGTAACTAATGTGATGTTTCAGTTATAGCAATCTCGTAACTGAAATCCAGCTGCTCATGGAAAACATTTTGCCattaactctgtgtgtgtgcgcacaAACTGTAAATATATACTTGACTGCTGGTAACGTTTAAGGGTAAAGGAGAAAGATGACTGTGGAAAGTTTTTTAAATCATTTCAGAAACAAACGTTACAAAACACTAACCTGAATGAGTTGGGCAAGAGATGTCAGTGCTTTTGACCTGTTGCCCTTCGACAGCTTCTCCTATTCTGTTATAACTAATAAGTAAATTCTGCTATGGCTAGGATGTTTAGAATCATACTAATTTGCACTGTTTATAAGATAGTGAGATTAAAATGCCATAGGCAAGCTGAGAGTTGAGAGGAGGTGGCTCAATATGCTtgccaaaatatatatattataatgtTGTCTTGAGGATTTTTAATGTCTGCTGCAAATAGCATATACTTCCCCAAAGCAATTGGAGTGGAGAAAAACCTTTTAACTATGATGTGTAACATGGCTTTAGAGTTGTTGGTAGCGTTGAAAATGCTCTCTTTGGATGGCATTACTTTTGCCAGTCTTTTGTATGCAGTTTTGTAAGTTATGACTAACTCAACTGTATGTGGTTAGGTTGTTTGATTGATGATCAGCACTGAATGGTTCTCACTCAAGGATGAGTTTCACTGCACTTCAGTGCTGTCTCCTAGAGTCAGCTGTTCTAGCACAGCTGGTCCACACAGGTCACCTTTGTACCAGTGACCCTGGtcagaaaatatagaaaataagCTTTCATGTGATaccaggcagagccctgggcacaGTCCATCATGAGTAACCATTACATTTAGTGCCCCAACTTCCACAACCTCAGTCGTGACCTCTTTTGGGACTTCTCTACCCTCTCAAACTGGAATAATGACTTAGATACAGAGCTCAAATCAACAGCTCCTTTAGCCTGAATATAGAGCTACTTGGCAAACATTGAGTTCAGAGGAGGTAGAGTCGTCCTGCACCTGGACAGTTCCTCTATGTAATCCTGGACAGTCTAATATAATAAAGGGGCAATTTTATATGCCTAGCAAGTTGTGAAACGTACAGTGGATTTGTTTGCATAATGAGTCTTTCTGTAATCTACTGTGgtctgattttaaataaaatagcataTCTCTTGGTGTCGTGTTCCTATTGTGGCTTCATTTAATCACGGTGGGGTTATGTTAATGTTTTTCAATACTAATGGTGAGTTTTATGTAGCTACATGAGAAGAGTTGTAGGTGAATGTAGAACATAAATTTGCAAGAGAATAACTTCATAGTAAGTCTGTTGGCCATGTTTCTAGTGACTGGATATAGCGAGTCCATTTTGTATGTAGCTGATACAGGATAGATACGCTCAGAGTACATGCTGCACGTTGTCATCATGGCAACGTGTGGCCCATGGTGGGCTGTCTTGCCACGTAGAATCCCTTTGCTTTTGTTCTAGTTTCCTGCGATTAGCTGGAGTAGTCAAGTGTTCAGAATCTTCACCtggaaaagctgaaggaagggGGAAAGCCACTTTTATTGTTAAAAGAGGAGTAACTTAGATTTCAGCCAAGACAAGTTAGGAGAAATGAGTCAACCAAAGTTATTTTGGAATATGAGTCAGAGGGCAGAAAAGACCTGATGTTATTTTCTGTGATATCTGTCACTTTAATACCAATGTGAAATAGAAATCCTACTGCAGAGTAACTGGTAATATAtggaagaaaatcctttttttaatggtttcttgATATGTTCCGTTTGTGGTGGCTGTGGAGATTTGATAACCTTCTGCTGATGCAGAAATAGGAAACTACAGATGAGGAAAACTTGCTGTGCTGACTCAGTGCAGGTGGGCGAGGGAAGGGGATGGTGTTATATAAAAGCTGCAGTTCTTTAACTTGGCTCTTCTAAGAATTTGCAGCAACGCCCGTGTTTTGCAGCTTGAAGAAGGTGCGTGCAAAACTTGAAGAAGTGCCTGTTCCGAAACAGGTTCAGACGGCCCTTCCCCACGGCTCACGGGCACCAGGAGATGGTTCGGGGTGGGATCGTTCCCTGTGCAAAGGAGGGGTAACCCAGTACGGCCAGACCTTGCCAGGCAGGGCACTTGCATGTCAGTTGTGCAATGgataacaaaaaaagcaaagtaacacaaaaaaaaggcaaatggtGTGTCAGTGGTAACACTGGCAGTATTTCACATGGTGTTGACTTGTCCCTTCTCTTTGGTAGCCAgcttcagaggctgtgcaagccTACACAGATCTTTCAGTAGCACTTGTTCCTGTAATTTGAGTCCTCTTCTGGTTGTATATTAATCAACTCTGATACCAGCCTTTTACAAGTATGTCTGTTCACCTCTCTGAGACTTTGTCACTAGAAACAAGACACGTGTTGCTTTGAGTTCTTTTGAGAGATTTGTCTCAACTGAAGTTTTAGAGCAGCTTTATTGAGACTCTGGTGCCGCAGCTGACACCTTGTCCCCGAAGCAGGCTGTTCCTGGGCAGTGTGTGGTGAGCTCTCAACCTCACCTGAAGCCCAATCTCTGTTTTTTCTCAACCTCACCTGAAGCCAAATCTCTGATTTTTCCCCATACCTGCAGCACAAATCGCAGACTGCTGAGGCTGGAAGACTTGCTAGCACATACCTTGAACCCTGGATCCTGCTGCAAGCTAAATGCTATCTTTTAGCATTACTTATTACCTCCAACCTGTTCAAGGGTGCTTTTTCTGCGCTTTTGTAGATGATGAGtagaaattatgttttccttcaaagctaaaaatgtttctctgaCCACATAAGCTAATTTCACACCTTGCTACGTGCCCTTAAAGTTGCACGTTATTCTAGAAACCGTTGCTCAGGATGAGCTAATTTCTGAGAGATTCATTAATCTTGAGAGAAGCCGGCCACATCCCGTAGAGGATGGGAGGTGGCAAAGTGGCTGCAGTTCTCAGCACTGGAATGAGACCACCTGGTTGAGGAGAACATGCTGATTGTGGAGAAATATGGAAATGTAAATAATGTCCTTCGGGCTGGTGTGTGCGTTAGTTGTGTCTCACTCCCAGATGTGATAGAGGGTTGGTAAGGGGAATACATACCATCTTTGTATTTTCTGGTTTGATTTAAACTTGCATATCTACAAGGCATTTGTTAAATGATTGTATTAGctgatatttctgtatttcccaagtaatttttctgatgctttttttacCTGACTTCCCAGAGCATGTAACAGCAGTGTTTTCTATTCGTGTGCTTGATTtcaatagacttttttttccccaatgatCTGAGAGACACTTGTGTTTTGTAAACTTTGCTCTCTAGAGCAATGCTGTTACTGAACTTCAGCTGCTTTGTGTGCTCCTGTTCAAACTAATTTGTGGTTACTGGAGATTTGGCTGCTGAGGGAGCCAaagggtggggaaaggagggctTTGATAACAGGCAGTTTGAAAGCTGCTTCAAGAAAAGTGAGTTGTACTGTACTAACCTTGGTGGAAGGAGCAGAACGTAGCATTTCACAACTTCTGGTTATTTTCCGTTGCTTTTGTCACAGGTACTGACTAAAATTTGTTCTCAGTAGCACAAGAAGTTAAACAGCTTCTTCTCTCTACAGATACAGTAATGGTATTTAAAAGTCATTAGCAAATTGGATCCTGTACAGCAGGATGTCTTGATGGCATCTCAAAATAAACCTCTGCATACAGTTTGCagttgtgatatttttttttttttgtccgcTACAAATAACAAATTCTTTCCAAAAAGTATAGGAGTTAAGAAAATCTTAAACTGGACGGTAAGCTTAATTTTGGGATAAGAATTACTTTAGCACATAGGTTACACTTTAAGTGGCCCTTGgagcttgtttttatttttgctgatatTTTTCCAGGCTTTGTACATGCTGGCCTGGGTTTTACCTGCAACCTCTGTAAGTACCCATTTAAGTAAATCATAGTGAAACAGCAGTGGTGGTAAGTTACATTTATCCCTAGCATCATTCTTAAAGCCAcgttttactttatttttgaaTCCTTGAAGCTTTAAATATAGCTGTGGCTAGGTTTACGGTGAGATTTTAGCATTCTTGATTAATCAGTATTTCCATTATGAAATGTAATGTTGTGAGTGGTTAGGATGACGTCAGTCTCCCGGCAAATATATCTTTTATCACTGTCTATAAATAGACTGTGAGTGATTGTGGAAAGTGCTTCCTTGTACCAAGAGAAAAGGTTTCTGAAAGAAACGAAACTCGGTAGGGAGCTGGTGACAGTCGCTGCTGTATCTGGATAGACATTGTCACTCGATGTGACAACAGTCACCTGAGGGACACGGCTGGATACGCCGCTCCCAGCTCTCCTCCACTGCTGTTGTAGATAAGAGGTTCTCCGTAGCTTCATGGAAAGCCTGGAAAGGATGTAAATCTTCAGGATGGAAATGATCTCGATCTAACTTGCAGGGTTAGACCAGCTGCGTGCCTTGCCCAGTAACCCCAGTATTGACACCAAGGCCTTTTAATGTGGACCGCACTTTATACATACAGTTGGTTGGGAAATGAGAATTGTGGTTTGCTCTGCTCCCCCGAGGAGCTGCTCATAAAACTGTAAAGTCTGTTTTGTGACATGTAACCTCAGAAATCTTAAGTCATCATGAGACTGCTATAtaaccaaaataaataataaaataccttATAAATGTGTGTTCTTGAGCTACAGCAACTTATAATTCTAGTTAACTGCTTTATAGCCTATTGTTAATTGTAGGaatgaaaaatcatgttttttaCTGCAGCTTGTATGAAATTTGATGGTAATCGTTTTGGGAGTCAGAAGGAATTGGATGAAAATGCTGATGCTAGACTTTTGAAAAAGGACCCTCACAAATCTCTTCTTAAGTACACCCTGTCGTGGGCATTCTTGCTGAGCTCCAAAGGCTTCAGTCTTACCGTTTCACCGGTGCATCCAATTTGCACCAAGAGGCGCGGTGACACTCGGCCCTGTAGATTCTCCCAGTTAAGCACAGAATaaacaaaatctgcatttcttGCAGGCATGTGCCAATGGTGCTGTGAGGCTGCAGGTAATGGCTGCCCTGGCTGGAAGCTGCAAGGCAGCACCGATCCTGCACCCACgctgctgcagctgcattgctttttatttaagctACTTATTTTCAGTAAGGCTGCCAGTGAGAGCCACGTGGAGATCATATACCACAGAAATTAATGTGCTACTCGGCCTGGGTGAGCTGCTCACGCTAGGCAGGGGGTTGGTCTTGCCATATTACTGGAGACAACTACATAAATACAGACCTACACGCACATATGTGCATAAATAcaggtgtgtgtgtatacacatatataaaagatATGCAAAcatgcatatattaaaaaatacatatagatACATATTGCTACACATATAGACATGACTATATATTTAACACTAGATCTATTTATG comes from the Strix uralensis isolate ZFMK-TIS-50842 chromosome 17, bStrUra1, whole genome shotgun sequence genome and includes:
- the VPS37B gene encoding vacuolar protein sorting-associated protein 37B, yielding MALDVRRLEALSLQELSALLDDEEQLQDMAREMEEAQNVQHSKDMTLASNRSLAEGNLLYQPKLESLKSSLTEKYRELQVLFEAYQIKKTKLDRQSSNASLETLLALLQTEGAKIEEDTENMAEKFLDGEIPLDSFIDEYQSKRKLAHLRRVKIEKLQEMVLKGQRLPQVQPQAQSRAPETTPAPQDSYTSDANTPPSVVPRRIPPPPPSSVPAGRFPTPFTAAMSSGPALSYPGAPYPPLPPRPGVQSASQMPQPGYPSQFVPQYPPALPQRPPRLPPHPGFILQ